The Acinetobacter sp. GSS19 genome includes a region encoding these proteins:
- a CDS encoding SPFH domain-containing protein, which produces MSAGTIIIFAFLLFVGVTIFKGVRIVPQGYKWIVQRLGKYHTSLSPGLNFVIPYIDEVAYKVTTKDIVLDIPSQEVITRDNAVLLMNAVAYINLTTPEKAVYGIENYVLAIQNLVQTSLRSIVGEMDLDDALSSRDHIKAKLKLAISDDISDWGITLKTVEIQDIQPSQTMQSAMEAQAAAERQRRATVTKADGEKHAAILEAEGRLEASRRDAEAQVVLAEASEKAIKMISSAVGDKEIPVAYLLGEQYVKAMQDMAKSNNAKTVVLPADVLNTIRGVMGRHNP; this is translated from the coding sequence ATGTCAGCTGGAACCATTATTATTTTTGCATTTTTACTTTTTGTTGGGGTAACCATTTTTAAAGGGGTACGCATTGTGCCTCAAGGTTATAAATGGATTGTACAGCGTTTGGGCAAATACCATACCTCGCTCTCGCCTGGTCTGAACTTTGTCATTCCGTATATTGATGAAGTGGCTTATAAGGTCACGACCAAAGATATCGTGCTGGATATTCCATCACAGGAAGTCATCACCCGTGATAACGCGGTACTCCTGATGAATGCCGTGGCCTATATCAACCTGACTACGCCAGAAAAAGCAGTCTATGGCATTGAAAACTATGTCTTGGCCATTCAGAATCTGGTACAAACCTCGCTACGTTCAATTGTGGGCGAAATGGATCTGGATGATGCCTTGTCTTCACGGGATCATATCAAGGCCAAATTAAAACTGGCCATTTCTGATGATATCTCGGATTGGGGCATCACACTGAAAACTGTGGAAATTCAGGACATTCAACCCTCACAGACTATGCAATCTGCCATGGAGGCTCAAGCCGCCGCAGAACGTCAGCGTCGCGCGACCGTGACCAAAGCGGATGGTGAAAAACACGCAGCGATTCTCGAAGCAGAAGGCCGTCTCGAAGCTTCACGCCGCGATGCCGAAGCTCAAGTGGTCTTGGCTGAAGCCTCTGAAAAAGCCATTAAAATGATTAGCTCAGCCGTCGGTGATAAAGAAATTCCTGTGGCCTATCTGTTGGGTGAACAATATGTCAAAGCCATGCAGGATATGGCGAAATCCAACAATGCCAAAACTGTGGTCTTGCCAGCCGATGTATTAAATACCATCCGCGGTGTGATGGGACGTCATAATCCTTAA
- a CDS encoding MFS transporter — MHISHLYWLLFSLYWAQGLPVGFMTHALPVILRSEGVSLAQIGGLGLLMLPWSVKILWAPWVDRISGSFGRYRSWILPSQLLTLLCLLMLAFFPLQALQHPSYLIGLFVLLLLMNLFGATQDIATDGLAVRLLHSDQQRWGNALQVIGSRLGFIVGGGLLLWSLEHWGWQISFFWLAALVLINTLPIACVRTSHLQQLAPPVSHTTSSGWIELKQHFFRYWQDPVLRAWFWVLLSFKVADGMAGPLLKPLAVDLGLSLSAIGLYITLLGAVAALVGAAIAAYSLRWLSRVQAFILFSLFKVLSLLAYLWLALQYEQSHQVAHELIYAINAFEDLCSAMLLMVMFSLIMQYCRTEWAATDFTFQVALMATISGLLYSLGGGLAELWGYSHTLILIIVLATLQLYPVWNWSRYLTRKSKNVHDLTS, encoded by the coding sequence ATGCACATATCGCATTTGTACTGGCTGTTATTTTCCCTGTATTGGGCACAAGGTTTGCCAGTCGGTTTTATGACCCATGCTTTACCGGTGATTTTGCGTTCTGAAGGGGTTTCGCTGGCACAGATTGGTGGTCTGGGTTTGTTGATGTTGCCATGGTCGGTCAAAATTCTCTGGGCACCTTGGGTGGATCGTATCTCTGGTTCATTCGGCCGTTATCGTAGCTGGATTCTCCCGAGTCAATTATTGACCTTATTGTGCTTGTTAATGTTGGCTTTTTTTCCGTTGCAAGCCTTGCAACATCCTAGTTATTTGATCGGATTGTTTGTACTTTTACTGCTGATGAATCTGTTCGGTGCGACCCAAGATATCGCGACAGATGGTCTGGCGGTTCGTCTATTACATTCAGACCAGCAACGTTGGGGCAATGCACTGCAGGTGATCGGTTCGCGTTTGGGGTTCATTGTAGGTGGTGGTCTACTGCTCTGGAGCTTGGAACACTGGGGTTGGCAGATCAGTTTTTTCTGGCTCGCCGCCTTGGTTTTGATCAATACCTTACCCATTGCCTGTGTACGTACCTCACATTTACAACAGTTAGCTCCTCCTGTTTCTCACACGACTTCCTCCGGCTGGATCGAACTTAAGCAACATTTTTTTCGTTATTGGCAAGATCCCGTTTTGCGTGCCTGGTTCTGGGTATTACTGAGCTTTAAGGTAGCTGATGGCATGGCAGGACCCTTGCTCAAACCTCTAGCGGTTGATCTAGGGCTATCCTTATCTGCGATTGGTCTTTATATCACGCTGCTCGGGGCAGTGGCGGCCTTGGTCGGAGCTGCGATTGCTGCATACAGCTTAAGATGGTTGAGTCGAGTACAGGCATTCATACTGTTTTCACTGTTCAAGGTTTTGAGTTTGTTGGCTTATCTTTGGCTGGCATTGCAGTATGAGCAATCACATCAGGTTGCCCATGAACTGATTTATGCAATCAATGCATTTGAAGATTTATGTTCTGCCATGTTGTTGATGGTGATGTTTAGCCTGATCATGCAGTATTGCCGTACCGAATGGGCCGCGACAGATTTTACTTTTCAGGTGGCTCTGATGGCGACCATCAGTGGCTTGCTATACAGCTTGGGAGGGGGACTGGCGGAGCTGTGGGGTTATAGCCATACACTTATTCTGATCATTGTGTTAGCTACATTGCAACTTTATCCGGTCTGGAATTGGAGTCGATATTTAACTAGAAAGTCAAAAAATGTGCATGATTTAACATCATAG
- a CDS encoding phosphoethanolamine transferase, which yields MLQMIKRLIPTTKTVSLSTFNLILAIWLALVLNIGFFQQVQQLTPYQGIKATLFLAATAVVLVAYHSFLFQLINWRRTAKFFAILLVFVGGFSAYFVNTLGVVISPDQIQNTLQTDPGEVSDLLSLRLLFWALAFVLLPIVLITRVQIKPEKLSQTWIKKGLNSVAALLVMGGLLFVYYVDYASIFREHRDLKGMISPQNVFASSWSYYHKKAPKQNLPLVRYGEDAHVVAAVSQAQKPKLMVLVVGETARAESFSLNGYSKNTNPELSKQQVINFSKVSSCGTATAVSVPCMFSGMPREDYDEQLASHREGLLDIAQRAGYHVTWIDNNSGCKGACDRVEKYVIPEQLKQKWCATGDCYDEILVDALKDYIGKIPADDKTPRLIVLHQMGSHGPAYYKRATAAYQHFKPTCETNAIQGCSPQALINTYDNSIVYTDHVLSQVIDTLKTTSNYQTGFWYLSDHGESTGESGMYLHGAPYSIAPSQQTHVPMLMWFSDRWKQQSAAQLQCITGQKDQPLSQDNLFPSLLSLLDIKTKVIQPKFDLLQQCNAPSQART from the coding sequence ATGCTTCAAATGATAAAACGGCTTATTCCAACAACGAAAACAGTTTCGCTCAGTACCTTTAACCTGATTCTGGCCATATGGCTCGCCTTAGTGTTGAATATTGGATTTTTCCAACAAGTTCAGCAACTCACGCCTTATCAGGGGATTAAAGCGACTCTGTTTCTAGCTGCGACTGCCGTTGTTTTAGTGGCGTATCATAGTTTTCTGTTCCAGTTAATCAACTGGAGAAGAACCGCCAAATTCTTTGCTATTTTGCTGGTCTTTGTTGGTGGTTTTAGTGCCTATTTTGTCAATACACTCGGTGTCGTGATCTCGCCCGATCAAATCCAGAATACTTTGCAAACCGACCCGGGCGAAGTATCCGACCTGCTGTCGTTGCGTTTGCTGTTTTGGGCATTGGCCTTTGTGCTGTTGCCGATCGTCTTGATTACTCGTGTGCAGATTAAACCGGAAAAACTGAGCCAGACCTGGATCAAAAAAGGCCTGAACAGTGTGGCAGCCTTATTGGTCATGGGGGGATTATTGTTTGTCTATTATGTAGATTACGCTTCAATTTTTCGTGAGCATCGTGATCTGAAAGGGATGATCTCTCCACAGAATGTATTTGCATCAAGCTGGTCGTATTATCATAAAAAAGCACCGAAGCAGAATTTGCCCTTAGTCCGTTATGGTGAAGATGCGCATGTTGTTGCTGCAGTCAGCCAAGCGCAAAAGCCAAAATTAATGGTATTGGTCGTGGGTGAAACCGCACGCGCGGAAAGCTTTTCCCTAAATGGTTACAGTAAAAATACCAATCCTGAACTTTCAAAGCAGCAAGTCATCAATTTCTCTAAAGTCAGCTCATGCGGAACAGCAACAGCGGTTTCAGTTCCATGTATGTTCTCAGGGATGCCACGTGAAGACTATGATGAACAGTTGGCCAGCCATCGTGAAGGTCTGCTCGATATCGCCCAACGTGCCGGTTACCATGTGACTTGGATTGACAATAACTCTGGTTGCAAGGGGGCGTGTGATCGGGTTGAAAAATATGTGATTCCAGAGCAGTTAAAACAGAAATGGTGTGCGACAGGGGATTGTTATGATGAAATTCTGGTTGATGCTCTGAAAGATTATATAGGCAAGATCCCAGCCGATGACAAAACTCCACGTTTAATTGTTTTGCACCAAATGGGTAGCCATGGGCCAGCCTATTACAAACGTGCAACGGCAGCGTATCAACACTTTAAACCAACGTGTGAAACCAATGCGATTCAGGGCTGTAGTCCGCAAGCATTGATCAATACCTATGACAACAGTATTGTCTATACCGATCATGTATTGAGTCAGGTGATTGACACCTTAAAAACTACCAGTAATTATCAGACTGGATTCTGGTATTTATCGGATCATGGTGAATCGACAGGTGAAAGTGGCATGTATCTGCATGGTGCACCGTATTCGATTGCCCCAAGTCAACAGACGCATGTCCCGATGCTGATGTGGTTCTCGGATCGCTGGAAACAGCAATCTGCTGCACAGCTGCAATGTATTACCGGTCAAAAAGACCAGCCGTTGAGTCAGGATAATTTGTTCCCAAGTTTATTGAGTCTGTTGGATATTAAAACCAAGGTAATCCAGCCGAAGTTTGATCTGTTACAGCAGTGTAATGCGCCTAGCCAAGCGAGAACCTAA
- a CDS encoding patatin-like phospholipase family protein, whose amino-acid sequence MKLLSFSILGLFSLTLLGCQQTPEKPAQPSAKAREPVIALALGGGGAKGFAHIGVIKVLESHGIKAKIVTGTSAGSFVGSLYASGKTPYQLQQLALQFKESDIRDLTLNRQGFVLGQKLQNYVNQQVANKPMEQFPIRFAAVATRLDNGQKTEFIKGNAGQAVRASCSIPNVFVPATIGKLKYVDGGLVSPIPVATAKAMGADIVIAVDISARPSADRPMSMWGLLDQTINIMGQQSIQQELRQANVVIQPKVGHLGVMDLAASNASILEGEQAAQQKVREIQSAIQQFKKSPAALRAPNPAKF is encoded by the coding sequence ATGAAATTACTCTCCTTTTCCATTTTAGGCCTATTCAGTTTAACCCTGTTGGGTTGCCAACAAACACCAGAAAAACCGGCACAACCCAGCGCTAAAGCGCGTGAACCGGTCATTGCCCTAGCATTAGGAGGTGGCGGTGCCAAAGGTTTTGCACATATTGGCGTGATTAAAGTGCTGGAATCCCATGGTATTAAAGCCAAAATTGTGACAGGTACCAGTGCCGGCAGCTTTGTTGGAAGTTTATATGCCAGCGGTAAAACACCGTATCAATTGCAACAACTGGCCTTACAATTTAAAGAATCGGATATCCGTGACCTGACCTTGAACCGTCAAGGGTTTGTGCTGGGACAAAAACTGCAGAATTACGTGAACCAACAGGTAGCAAACAAACCGATGGAGCAATTTCCGATTCGCTTTGCAGCCGTTGCAACCCGTCTCGACAATGGTCAAAAGACCGAGTTTATTAAAGGCAATGCGGGGCAAGCGGTTCGTGCTTCTTGCAGTATTCCAAACGTGTTTGTCCCAGCGACGATTGGCAAGCTGAAATATGTGGACGGCGGACTGGTGAGTCCGATTCCGGTAGCGACAGCCAAAGCCATGGGAGCGGATATTGTGATTGCCGTGGATATTTCGGCACGTCCGAGTGCCGACCGTCCGATGAGCATGTGGGGTCTACTTGACCAGACCATTAATATCATGGGACAGCAAAGTATTCAGCAGGAATTGCGTCAGGCGAACGTGGTGATTCAGCCCAAGGTGGGACATCTCGGTGTCATGGATTTGGCCGCAAGCAATGCCTCAATTCTTGAAGGCGAACAGGCAGCACAACAAAAAGTGCGTGAAATCCAGTCGGCAATCCAGCAATTCAAAAAGTCGCCTGCGGCCTTACGTGCACCCAATCCTGCAAAATTCTAA
- a CDS encoding polyprenyl synthetase family protein, which produces MSSISSVPADVLKQAQVRIQQDLLTALDAFAIPEPLKGAVYHAVMLGGKRVRPALCYATAALGEQRQNDAAVRRAAVAVELIHCYSLAHDDLPCMDNDLLRRGQPTCHVAFGENTALLAGDLLQSMAFEVLGSRLFDSGPAVEASIVLKQMQILATASSKMVCGQMLDLQAEGTQISQQELENIHRNKTGALISAAIMMAAVTQFTGTDHAIPQLRQFGQSIGLAFQVQDDILDIISDTQVLGKTAGKDELVEKSTYPALMGLQEAQAYALELHDQAFQALSYFGENAAELYRIAEFLLVRKH; this is translated from the coding sequence GTGTCATCTATATCATCCGTCCCTGCAGATGTACTGAAACAGGCGCAAGTCCGTATTCAGCAAGATTTATTAACAGCGCTCGATGCCTTTGCCATTCCGGAACCTTTGAAAGGGGCGGTCTACCATGCCGTCATGCTCGGTGGAAAGCGTGTTCGGCCCGCCTTGTGTTATGCGACTGCAGCACTGGGTGAGCAACGTCAGAATGATGCGGCGGTACGCCGTGCGGCAGTAGCCGTCGAGCTGATTCACTGTTATTCGCTGGCCCATGATGACCTGCCTTGTATGGACAATGACTTGTTGCGACGTGGGCAACCGACCTGTCATGTGGCATTTGGGGAAAATACCGCTTTGCTGGCGGGCGATCTTTTACAGTCGATGGCTTTTGAAGTGTTGGGTAGCCGATTGTTTGATTCAGGCCCCGCTGTTGAAGCGTCTATTGTACTAAAACAGATGCAGATTCTGGCCACGGCCAGTTCCAAAATGGTCTGTGGTCAAATGCTTGATTTGCAGGCAGAAGGCACCCAGATTTCGCAGCAGGAGCTGGAAAACATTCACCGTAACAAGACGGGTGCCTTAATTTCAGCAGCAATTATGATGGCAGCTGTGACCCAGTTTACGGGTACCGATCACGCCATTCCGCAACTACGTCAGTTTGGCCAATCGATTGGTCTGGCGTTTCAGGTACAAGATGATATTTTGGATATCATTTCGGATACGCAAGTGCTCGGTAAGACCGCAGGTAAGGATGAGCTGGTGGAAAAATCCACTTATCCAGCCTTGATGGGGTTGCAAGAGGCACAGGCGTATGCACTGGAGCTTCATGACCAAGCCTTTCAGGCGTTGAGCTATTTTGGAGAAAATGCAGCCGAGTTGTATCGGATTGCTGAATTCCTCTTGGTACGTAAACACTAA
- a CDS encoding NfeD family protein yields the protein MELMLEPWHWVLLGIVLMLSELVIPAFAALWFGIAALMVAVLFWLFPMMSLSTQLIMWIILSILSTLLWFKFIKPLSIDKTKAGLPREATIGQVGMVIETGLAHEQIKVRFPMPVLGSDEWICRSLTPVQVGDRVRVVDILGNDLVVQTHTTQSHE from the coding sequence ATGGAATTAATGCTTGAACCCTGGCACTGGGTCTTGTTAGGTATCGTGTTGATGCTCTCCGAACTGGTCATACCGGCATTTGCTGCACTATGGTTTGGGATCGCTGCATTGATGGTCGCGGTTCTGTTCTGGCTGTTTCCGATGATGAGCCTGAGCACGCAGCTGATCATGTGGATCATCCTTTCCATCCTCTCCACCCTGCTTTGGTTTAAATTTATCAAGCCCTTATCTATTGATAAAACCAAGGCTGGCCTCCCGCGTGAAGCCACGATCGGTCAGGTCGGCATGGTGATTGAAACCGGCTTGGCACATGAGCAAATTAAAGTACGCTTTCCAATGCCGGTACTGGGGTCCGATGAATGGATCTGCCGCAGCCTGACTCCCGTACAGGTGGGAGACCGTGTACGTGTCGTCGACATTTTAGGTAATGACTTGGTGGTACAAACGCATACAACTCAATCACATGAATGA
- a CDS encoding porin: MKTKIALAITLGLAASSGFAAPTLYGEIDASVDYLPEDNATTKDRDVWEVSSNSSFIGVKGEEKLSPRLSAVYAIEWGLSADGDSTDWTTRNRFVGLKDAKLGTLKAGAHDTPLKQLSSAVDTFNNYVANKADVTGIMTGENRVSNAVVYESPAIALPVGALKLNALLASGENKGIDKGNGSAKTAGRGLGDAWSASLVYESPVVVAGVAYDKAIPSNFLGRGILNTENGEISSKGSVFAAANTVRAIGRVNLDGGLALKVLYQTSEAEETANASYDLTTEKGLGDYTKWLKSVKSIDDAQGWLVGAEYNLANAKAWTVKAQYSQNTTSFKDATADFEAKQVIAGVDYAFNKQVKAYGYAGYLTLEQADQETKQPVVGSGLEIKF, from the coding sequence ATGAAAACTAAAATTGCCCTTGCAATCACACTTGGCTTAGCGGCTAGTTCCGGTTTTGCAGCGCCAACGCTGTATGGTGAAATTGATGCAAGTGTTGACTATTTACCCGAAGATAATGCAACGACAAAAGATCGTGATGTTTGGGAAGTGAGTTCAAATAGTTCATTTATTGGTGTAAAGGGTGAAGAAAAGCTAAGCCCGCGTTTAAGTGCGGTATATGCTATTGAGTGGGGACTCAGTGCTGATGGCGACAGCACCGATTGGACGACACGTAACCGTTTTGTTGGTTTAAAAGATGCAAAATTGGGAACACTCAAAGCGGGTGCACATGATACGCCCCTCAAGCAACTTTCCAGTGCTGTTGATACCTTTAATAACTATGTCGCAAACAAGGCTGATGTGACCGGGATTATGACGGGTGAAAACCGTGTCTCCAATGCGGTGGTGTATGAGTCTCCTGCCATTGCACTTCCTGTCGGTGCACTTAAGCTAAATGCTTTGCTGGCCAGTGGTGAAAATAAAGGCATTGATAAAGGTAACGGATCTGCTAAAACGGCTGGCCGTGGCTTAGGAGATGCCTGGTCTGCTTCACTAGTGTATGAAAGCCCGGTTGTGGTAGCAGGTGTGGCCTATGATAAAGCCATTCCGAGCAACTTTTTGGGCCGTGGTATTTTGAATACCGAAAATGGTGAAATTTCTTCTAAAGGTTCCGTATTTGCTGCTGCCAATACTGTACGGGCGATTGGCCGTGTCAATTTAGATGGTGGCTTGGCGCTAAAAGTGTTGTATCAAACTTCAGAAGCAGAAGAAACAGCAAATGCGAGTTATGATTTAACGACTGAAAAAGGTCTTGGAGATTATACTAAATGGTTGAAGTCTGTAAAAAGTATAGATGATGCCCAAGGCTGGTTAGTAGGTGCGGAATATAACCTGGCAAATGCCAAAGCTTGGACTGTGAAAGCTCAGTACAGTCAGAACACTACCAGCTTCAAAGATGCAACAGCTGATTTTGAAGCCAAACAGGTGATTGCAGGTGTCGATTATGCCTTCAATAAACAGGTAAAAGCTTATGGCTATGCAGGTTACTTAACCCTGGAACAAGCCGATCAAGAAACCAAACAACCAGTTGTCGGCAGCGGTTTGGAAATCAAATTTTAA
- a CDS encoding response regulator transcription factor, which produces MNKILIIEDDFMIAESTITLLKLHQFEVEWVNNGREGLQLLSQKAFDLVLLDLGLPTMDGMQVLRQIRQQAPALPVLIISARDQLQNRVEGLNQGADDYLVKPYEFDELLARIVALLRRSGVRKQRQEQQLLRSGDLILNVEQHIATFKGQELELSNREWAILQAFLSYPNKIFSKANLEDKLYDFDSEINSNTIEVYIHHLRAKLGKDFIRTIRGLGYRLGHSDLSD; this is translated from the coding sequence ATGAATAAAATCTTGATTATTGAAGATGATTTTATGATTGCGGAATCCACCATTACGCTGCTGAAATTGCATCAGTTTGAGGTGGAGTGGGTGAATAATGGCCGTGAGGGTCTGCAGCTATTGAGCCAGAAGGCTTTTGATCTGGTTTTGCTCGATTTGGGCTTGCCGACCATGGATGGCATGCAGGTACTTCGACAGATCAGACAACAGGCACCGGCTTTGCCGGTGCTGATCATTTCCGCACGGGATCAGTTACAGAACCGTGTTGAGGGTTTGAATCAGGGGGCAGATGATTATCTGGTCAAACCCTATGAATTTGACGAATTATTGGCAAGAATTGTGGCGCTATTGCGCCGTAGTGGTGTGCGTAAGCAGCGACAAGAGCAGCAACTGTTACGCAGTGGTGATTTGATCTTGAATGTAGAGCAGCATATTGCAACTTTCAAGGGACAAGAGCTTGAACTGTCTAATCGGGAATGGGCGATTTTGCAGGCTTTTTTGAGTTATCCCAACAAGATTTTCTCCAAAGCCAATCTAGAAGACAAACTGTATGATTTCGATAGTGAAATCAACAGTAATACTATTGAAGTGTATATTCATCATCTTCGTGCAAAATTGGGCAAAGATTTTATTCGGACCATCCGTGGATTAGGGTATCGTTTAGGGCATAGCGATTTATCGGATTAA